A section of the Humulus lupulus chromosome 2, drHumLupu1.1, whole genome shotgun sequence genome encodes:
- the LOC133816516 gene encoding sulfate transporter 1.2-like: MSGRVVNEFQMKEIAGGDISSVPSSRRHHSGRFPYIHKLGKPPKQNLLKEITTAARETFFSDDPFRSFKDQPNSKKFMLAVQAVFPIFDWARDYSLAKFKGDLIAGLTIASLCIPQDIGYAKLAYLPAQNGLYSSFVPPLVYAFMGSSRDIAIGPVAVVSLLLGDLLQAEIDPTNLIPYRRLAFTATFFAGLTQLALGFFRLGFLIEFLSHAAIVGFMGGAAITIALQQLKGLLGIKKNFTKKTDIVSVLRSVFNSAHHGWNWQTIVIGVAFLAFLLVAKHIGKRNKKYFWVPAIAPMITVVVSTFCVYITRADKDGVQIVSHIDKGINPPSANELFLSGEYVGKAFRIGVVAGIVALTEAIAIGRTFAAMKDYQINGNKEMVALGTMNIVGSLTSCYVATGSFSRSAVNYMAGCQTAVSNIVMAGVVFLTLELITPLFKYTPNAILASIIIAAVVNLLDYEAAILIWKIDKFDFVACMGAFFGVVFISVEIGLLIAVSLSLAKILLQVTRPRTAVLGKLPRTSVYRNTLQYPEARQIPGVLIIRVDSAIYFSNSNYIKERILRWLTEEEERVDECNLPKIQHLIVEMSPVTDIDTSGIHALEELYRNLQKREIQLALANPGTVVMDKLYESEFADEIGESNIFLSVGDAIHTFAPKTNIPEEP, from the exons ATGAGTGGAAGAGTTGTTAATGAATTCCAAATGAAGGAAATAGCAGGTGGTGACATATCGAGTGTACCATCGTCGCGGCGCCACCATTCGGGGAGGTTCCCATACATCCACAAGCTGGGAAAACCTCCTAAGCAAAACCTGTTGAAGGAAATCACCACTGCTGCCAGGGAGACCTTTTTCTCAGATGATCCTTTCCGCTCTTTCAAAGACCAACCAAACTCAAAAAAGTTTATGCTCGCTGTCCAAGCTGTTTTCCCTATCTTTGATTGGGCTAGAGATTACAGTCTTGCCAAATTTAAAGGAGATCTCATTGCTGGACTCACCATTGCTAGCCTTTGTATTCCTCAG gACATTGGATATGCAAAGCTTGCTTACCTCCCTGCTCAAAATGGATTAt ATAGTAGCTTTGTTCCACCTCTTGTCTATGCTTTCATGGGGAGCTCAAGAGACATAGCCATAGGACCAGTGGCTGTGGTCTCTCTCTTGCTTGGAGATCTTCTGCAAGCTGAGATTGATCCTACAAATCTCATCCCCTATCGACGTCTCGCTTTTACAGCTACATTCTTCGCCGGACTCACTCAATTGGCACTTGGCTTTTTCAG ATTGGGGTTCTTGATTGAGTTTCTATCCCATGCTGCCATTGTTGGGTTCATGGGAGGAGCTGCCATTACAATTGCCCTTCAACAGCTCAAAGGATTGCTTGGCATAAAAAAGAATTTCACAAAGAAGACTGATATTGTCTCTGTTTTGCGCTCAGTGTTTAACTCAGCCCACCATggg TGGAACTGGCAGACTATAGTAATAGGGGTTGCTTTCTTGGCTTTTCTTCTGGTCGCCAAACACATA GGGAAAAGAAACAAGAAGTATTTTTGGGTTCCAGCAATTGCTCCAATGATTACTGTTGTGGTGTCCACTTTTTGTGTCTATATAACTCGTGCTGATAAAGATGGTGTTCAAATA GTGAGCCATATTGATAAGGGCATAAATCCACCCTCAGCTAATGAACTATTCCTCTCCGGAGAATATGTTGGTAAAGCCTTTAGGATAGGTGTTGTGGCTGGTATTGTAGCGCTAACA GAAGCAATAGCAATTGGAAGAACATTTGCAGCTATGAAGGACTATCAGATTAATGGCAACAAAGAAATGGTGGCATTAGGAACAATGAACATTGTTGGTTCTTTGACCTCTTGTTATGTAGCTACAG GGTCGTTCTCTCGGTCGGCTGTGAACTACATGGCAGGATGTCAGACGGCCGTGTCGAACATCGTGATGGCTGGTGTGGTGTTTCTAACGCTAGAGCTGATCACGCCGCTATTCAAGTACACACCCAACGCCATCCTCGCCTCCATCATTATCGCCGCTGTGGTCAACTTGCTCGACTATGAGGCTGCCATTCTCATATGGAAGATCGACAAATTCGACTTCGTCGCTTGCATGGGAGCCTTCTTCGGCGTTGTTTTCATTTCAGTCGAGATTGGTCTACTAATTGCG GTTTCTCTATCGCTTGCTAAAATTCTTTTGCAAGTGACGAGGCCACGAACTGCAGTACTTGGAAAGCTACCAAGGACTAGTGTGTACAGGAACACCCTGCAATACCCAGAGGCAAGGCAGATTCCTGGAGTTTTGATCATCAGAGTTGACTCTGCTATTTACTTCTCCAACTCTAACTATATTAAAGAGAG AATTTTGAGGTGGCTAACTGAGGAAGAAGAGCGAGTGGATGAATGTAATCTACCAAAAATTCAACATTTGATTGTGGAGATGTCAC CTGTTACTGACATTGACACCAGTGGCATCCATGCTTTGGAAGAATTATACAGGAACCTTCAGAAGAGAGAGATTCAG CTTGCTTTGGCAAATCCAGGTACAGTTGTGATGGACAAGCTTTACGAATCAGAGTTTGCAGATGAGATCGGAGAAAGCAACATCTTTCTTTCCGTCGGAGACGCTATTCACACTTTTGCTCCCAAAACAAACATCCCCGAAGAACCTTGA